The following proteins are encoded in a genomic region of Paenibacillus sp. FSL H3-0469:
- a CDS encoding stage V sporulation protein AB, protein MTAPLSLGLHLLLGIAGGIAVGGGVIALFVVLDIIPRLAQLTSSYDKVHWYEGAMVGGSLLGTVSDFWNWKMAAGPLIELGVGLFNGIFIGMLAAALTEVLNVLPILAKRLHMTHLLLGLLMAMVCGKVAGSLFDWFVYQQ, encoded by the coding sequence ATGACGGCACCGTTGTCGCTCGGACTTCATCTGCTGCTCGGGATTGCCGGGGGAATCGCGGTGGGAGGCGGGGTGATTGCGCTATTCGTAGTGCTGGATATCATTCCCCGGCTGGCACAGCTCACCTCCTCCTATGACAAGGTTCACTGGTATGAGGGAGCGATGGTCGGCGGTTCCCTGCTGGGGACGGTGAGTGACTTCTGGAACTGGAAAATGGCGGCCGGTCCGCTAATTGAGCTGGGGGTCGGCCTGTTCAACGGCATATTCATCGGCATGCTGGCCGCGGCACTGACTGAGGTGCTCAATGTCCTGCCGATCCTGGCCAAACGTCTGCATATGACCCATCTGCTGCTTGGTCTCTTAATGGCGATGGTATGCGGCAAGGTGGCGGGCTCGTTGTTCGACTGGTTTGTCTATCAACAGTAA
- a CDS encoding stage V sporulation protein AA: MNTDSPAPAVYIQLKNRVTVPKGKGVLLRDVAYLITDQEWREPLYTLLVLQPKESDGNLILVDLLTVIPRIQEVYPDAEIQPIGEGRTIVQIEGPSTAAKPSIALFVLVWLLLFFGSALTIMNFHADVSMLEVQIRIVEMLTGRRDEHPYLFQIAYSLGIGLGMVIFFNHLFKKKWNEEPTPLEVEMFLYQKNIDQYVINEEYRKMKRRSDEAPGSREGGA, encoded by the coding sequence ATGAACACTGATTCCCCGGCTCCAGCCGTCTATATCCAGCTTAAGAACCGGGTGACGGTGCCCAAGGGCAAGGGGGTGCTGCTGCGCGATGTCGCTTATCTGATCACTGATCAAGAGTGGCGGGAGCCGCTGTATACACTGCTTGTGCTTCAGCCGAAGGAGAGTGACGGCAATCTGATTCTGGTTGATCTGCTGACCGTCATTCCCCGGATTCAGGAAGTGTACCCTGATGCGGAGATCCAACCGATTGGCGAAGGCCGCACCATTGTACAGATTGAAGGTCCCTCTACGGCTGCTAAACCTTCTATAGCCCTGTTCGTGCTGGTCTGGCTGCTGCTGTTCTTCGGCTCGGCGCTGACGATTATGAATTTCCATGCCGATGTCAGCATGCTGGAGGTACAGATCCGGATTGTGGAGATGCTGACCGGCCGCAGGGACGAGCATCCTTATCTGTTTCAGATTGCCTATTCGCTGGGCATCGGGCTTGGGATGGTCATTTTTTTCAATCATTTGTTCAAAAAGAAATGGAATGAGGAGCCGACTCCCCTTGAGGTGGAAATGTTCCTGTATCAGAAGAATATCGATCAATATGTAATCAACGAGGAGTACCGCAAAATGAAACGCCGCAGTGACGAGGCACCCGGCAGCCGGGAGGGGGGCGCATGA